Below is a genomic region from bacterium.
CATTTCTGACAATAATTTTATCATATTTGTTCCCCATCCAAAAGAACCAATTATTGATAAAAATTTTGTTTTAGGTTTTAAAATTTTAAACAAATAGGAAGCATAAAGAACAACTGGATGTGGTCCTGTAAGAACTGTTGGAGAACCAATAACAACAGTTGCCGCATCAACAATCGAAATTGCTAACTGCCCAATATCTGTTTCTGTTAAATTAAATGGTTTAACGACAATGCTTTTTTCTATTAATCTATCAACAAAATAATCAATCATTTTTTTAACACTTCCATGCATTGAAACATAAATAACAATAACTTCATTTTTAACATTATCTGAAACCCAATCATTATAAGCATTTATAATAAGAGATGGATTATTATATATTGGTCCATGACTTGGAGCAATGAGAGAAATTTCATAGTTTTCAAGTTTCTTTATATGTCCTTTTATAAATGTCCTGAAAGGCATCATAATTTCTGCATAGTATCTTTTTGCAGAAGTTAAAACATTTATATTATTACTTGCGTAAATTTCGCTTGTTGCTAAATGAGAACCAAAAAGGTCACATGGGAATAGTACTTTGTTTTTTTCTTCATATGTTAAAATTGTTTCAGGCCAGTGAACATATGGTGCAGAAATAAATTCCAATTTCTTCTCTCCAATGGATAATTTTTCACAATCTTTCATAACAATAAAGTTATTTTCAGGAATTAAAAGGAGAGAGCTCAAAAATTCTTTTCCTTTTTCACTTGTTATAATTTTTGCCTCCGGAAATTTTTCAATAATTGTAGGTAGACACCCTGAATGGTCCTGTTCAGAATGGTTTGAAACAATATAATCAATCTTTTTAACATTTATTTTTTCAAGTGCTTCAAACAATTCTTCTTTTTTTCTCGGGTCTGCTGTATCAATTAAAACATTTTTATCATCTTTTAAAAAATAAGCATTATAAGATGTTCCTTCTGGTAAAGGTATTAACTCATCAAAAATTCGTCTATCCCAATCATTTATCATAATAGCCCAGATACCCTTTTTTATTTCTTTTATAGGCATTACTCCTCCTTGTTAAACATATCTTTACTTGCTCCACAAACAGGACAAACCCAATTATCAGGTAATGTCTCAAAAGGAATTCCCGGTTTAATTCCATTTTCAGCATCTCCTTTTTCCGGGTCATATACATATCCACAAACCTGACATACATATCTTTCCATTCTTCCCTCCTCTTTTGTATTGATTTCAACTTTGCTATTATTTCATTTTACTTTTGTTTTTTATTGTTGTCAATAGTCCGGCAATTTTTACATATACCCAATAAATAAATATGATGTTCTTCAATTTTATGTCCATCTATTTGCTGCTTTTTCAATATATCACAATCCAGAAAAATATCATAAAGATTTTTACATTTTTTACATTTAAAATGAATATGTGGAGTTGTTTCAAAATCATATCTAACCTCATTTTCTTCTATCATAATTTCGGCAACTATCCCTTTTGAAACAAAATATCTTAAAGTATTATAAACAGTTGTTTTTGAAAGAGTTGGTATATCTTTTACAAGGTGTCTATATATTTGTTCAACAGTAGGATGATTTTTATTTTCCATAAGAAATTGCAAAATTTTAAACCTGTGAAAAGATGGCTGAATTCCATATTCTTCAAATAATTTTCTTATATCTTTTTCATTCATTTAAATATCTCTCCTTTTTCAATATACCAGAAAAGAAAATCAAGATGAGATAATGGAATTTTTATATTTTTAGAAAATTCCCTCATTTTATTTTCAATATTTATATATTGTTTTTGTGAAATACTTTCTGGTATTTTTTCTATAACCCCGTATTTACAAAGACATTTCAAAATATGCCTATCAAGAATTGCAAAGTTTTCACCCTTCCCA
It encodes:
- a CDS encoding FprA family A-type flavoprotein, giving the protein MPIKEIKKGIWAIMINDWDRRIFDELIPLPEGTSYNAYFLKDDKNVLIDTADPRKKEELFEALEKINVKKIDYIVSNHSEQDHSGCLPTIIEKFPEAKIITSEKGKEFLSSLLLIPENNFIVMKDCEKLSIGEKKLEFISAPYVHWPETILTYEEKNKVLFPCDLFGSHLATSEIYASNNINVLTSAKRYYAEIMMPFRTFIKGHIKKLENYEISLIAPSHGPIYNNPSLIINAYNDWVSDNVKNEVIVIYVSMHGSVKKMIDYFVDRLIEKSIVVKPFNLTETDIGQLAISIVDAATVVIGSPTVLTGPHPVVLYASYLFKILKPKTKFLSIIGSFGWGTNMIKLLSEMIPSKDIDVLEPVMIKGYPKENDFALIDKLAEEIYKKHKEIKII
- a CDS encoding rubredoxin, producing the protein MERYVCQVCGYVYDPEKGDAENGIKPGIPFETLPDNWVCPVCGASKDMFNKEE
- a CDS encoding transcriptional repressor produces the protein MNEKDIRKLFEEYGIQPSFHRFKILQFLMENKNHPTVEQIYRHLVKDIPTLSKTTVYNTLRYFVSKGIVAEIMIEENEVRYDFETTPHIHFKCKKCKNLYDIFLDCDILKKQQIDGHKIEEHHIYLLGICKNCRTIDNNKKQK